Proteins encoded in a region of the Flavobacterium sp. MDT1-60 genome:
- a CDS encoding alpha-amylase family glycosyl hydrolase — protein sequence MKKIILLFFFLFSVFSFAQLKQVTWSVSPSTFEETTPITITINGNNLDESSWGVTDNSLYLWAWAFDTNDTTQKGTPNNGSWEASSEASKFTYNAGSDTYTKTITPTVYYNTTGIGKIGFLIKAKNGTGDKKSQDILVEVGSFQVTLTSPTENSATIIGSGSNFNIAATNTNGVASYTLKANGTTIDANASTSGYSYTATNVTANQNYELVVVQGTVTISKKFSVIVNPNTVSEAMPAGLVDGINYNATDATKATLVLDAPLKDFVYVAGSFNSWQPTPTHAMKKDPVSGKFWLELNGLVSGVNNTYQYWVVDATPLANSPSMVKTADPYSTLVLSPYDDSSIPAASYPNMPAYPAGQNFEVTVLKTGQTPYNWQVTNFTKPEKDKLVVYEVLVRDFDAARNYQSLIDRISYFKTLKINAIELMPVMEFEGNESWGYNTSFHMALDKFYGTSDKLKELIDLCHQNGIAVILDVALNHAFGRNPMVRMWMNDPDGDGFGSPTTENPYFNTVAKHSYSVGEDFNHQSARTQYYVDRVIKQWIEEYKIDGFRWDLTKGFTQECTAADESCTNGYRPDRVAVLKKYADYSWSLDPTHYTIFEHLGSDTEEQEWANYRITETPSKGVMMWGKMTDQYSQLSMGYATSNNISRMMSSSRGFTTNRLMGYAESHDEERLMYKNVQYGNSAGTYNVKTLNTGLSRMSAIGAVSLLIPGPKMIWHFGELGWDDSIFTCKDGSVNDASPTLSGDCKLDTKPQPQWNENWLGDTNRNKIYYDWAKMINLKVTEPVFLGTATMANANTLMVNVKITNSTLASTQLKDVLILANFDVTAQNVPTGFQYTGTWYNLMDNTSINVTDVNATINLGPGEYRIYGNKTANLAIPEFEKENSVNLYPNPVLHHFTLNIATTKVQVYGMSGQLVKSFAPNGNTDFQFGVSELKTGLYIVKAIDENNKVQIMKFIKK from the coding sequence ATGAAAAAAATTATACTATTATTTTTCTTTTTGTTTTCAGTATTTTCGTTTGCGCAGCTGAAACAAGTTACCTGGTCAGTAAGTCCGTCAACTTTTGAAGAAACGACTCCAATTACCATTACTATTAATGGAAATAATCTGGATGAAAGTTCTTGGGGAGTTACTGATAATTCTCTGTATCTATGGGCTTGGGCTTTTGACACAAATGATACAACTCAAAAGGGAACTCCAAATAATGGAAGTTGGGAGGCTTCAAGCGAAGCTAGTAAATTTACATATAATGCAGGTTCTGATACTTACACGAAAACAATAACGCCAACAGTGTATTATAATACTACAGGAATTGGTAAAATTGGTTTTTTAATAAAAGCAAAAAATGGAACCGGAGATAAGAAGTCTCAGGATATTTTAGTCGAAGTGGGCTCTTTTCAGGTAACACTGACTTCGCCAACTGAAAATAGCGCTACAATTATTGGCTCCGGATCTAATTTTAATATTGCAGCTACAAATACAAACGGTGTAGCCAGTTATACATTAAAAGCTAACGGAACTACGATTGATGCGAATGCCAGTACATCGGGTTATTCGTATACAGCAACCAATGTTACTGCTAATCAAAATTATGAATTAGTAGTGGTGCAGGGAACTGTAACAATCTCAAAAAAGTTTTCTGTAATAGTAAATCCAAATACAGTTTCTGAAGCTATGCCTGCAGGTTTAGTTGACGGAATAAATTATAATGCAACAGACGCAACAAAAGCGACTTTAGTTTTAGATGCGCCCTTAAAAGATTTTGTCTATGTTGCCGGAAGTTTCAATAGCTGGCAGCCTACACCAACGCACGCAATGAAAAAAGATCCTGTTTCTGGTAAATTTTGGCTAGAATTAAACGGATTGGTTTCTGGCGTAAATAATACCTATCAATATTGGGTAGTTGATGCAACTCCATTGGCAAATTCACCTTCAATGGTTAAAACGGCCGATCCTTACTCGACTTTAGTTTTATCACCTTATGATGATTCTTCGATTCCTGCGGCTTCTTATCCAAATATGCCAGCTTATCCGGCAGGTCAGAATTTTGAGGTTACTGTTCTGAAAACAGGGCAAACGCCATACAATTGGCAAGTAACTAATTTTACAAAACCTGAAAAAGATAAATTGGTTGTTTATGAAGTTTTGGTCCGTGATTTTGATGCTGCAAGAAATTACCAAAGTTTAATTGACAGAATAAGCTATTTTAAAACACTTAAAATAAATGCAATAGAACTGATGCCGGTAATGGAATTTGAAGGCAATGAAAGTTGGGGTTATAATACTTCATTTCACATGGCTTTGGATAAATTTTATGGTACTTCGGATAAATTGAAAGAGCTTATCGATTTATGTCATCAAAACGGAATTGCCGTTATCCTTGATGTTGCTTTAAACCATGCTTTCGGAAGAAATCCTATGGTAAGAATGTGGATGAATGATCCCGATGGAGATGGTTTTGGGTCACCAACAACAGAGAATCCGTATTTTAATACTGTTGCGAAACACAGTTATAGTGTAGGTGAAGATTTTAATCATCAGTCGGCAAGAACGCAATATTATGTAGATCGCGTTATCAAACAATGGATTGAAGAATATAAAATTGATGGTTTTCGTTGGGATTTAACCAAAGGATTTACCCAGGAATGTACTGCTGCAGATGAATCTTGTACAAACGGATATCGTCCGGACAGAGTTGCGGTTTTAAAGAAATATGCCGATTATTCATGGAGTTTAGACCCTACGCATTATACTATTTTTGAACATTTAGGATCTGATACTGAAGAACAGGAATGGGCAAACTACAGAATCACTGAAACGCCAAGCAAGGGAGTGATGATGTGGGGGAAAATGACAGACCAGTACAGCCAATTGTCAATGGGATATGCTACAAGCAATAATATCTCGAGAATGATGAGCTCCAGCCGTGGTTTTACAACAAACCGTTTAATGGGCTATGCTGAAAGTCATGATGAAGAACGTTTGATGTATAAAAATGTGCAATATGGTAATTCGGCAGGAACTTACAATGTAAAAACATTGAATACCGGATTGTCAAGAATGTCGGCGATTGGAGCAGTTTCATTGTTGATTCCCGGTCCAAAAATGATTTGGCATTTCGGTGAATTAGGCTGGGATGATTCTATTTTTACATGTAAAGACGGAAGTGTAAATGATGCTTCGCCAACTCTTTCAGGCGATTGTAAATTAGATACAAAACCACAGCCTCAGTGGAATGAAAATTGGTTAGGAGATACAAATCGAAATAAAATTTATTACGATTGGGCTAAAATGATTAACCTAAAGGTAACAGAGCCAGTATTTCTTGGAACAGCTACAATGGCAAATGCAAATACCTTAATGGTAAATGTGAAAATTACAAACAGCACTTTGGCTTCAACACAATTAAAAGATGTTTTAATTTTAGCCAATTTTGATGTGACGGCTCAAAATGTTCCTACTGGTTTTCAATATACTGGAACCTGGTATAATTTAATGGATAATACTTCTATAAATGTGACCGATGTAAATGCTACAATTAATTTAGGACCGGGCGAATATAGAATCTACGGAAATAAAACAGCCAATCTGGCGATTCCTGAATTTGAAAAAGAGAACTCGGTTAATTTATATCCAAATCCGGTTTTACACCATTTTACCTTAAATATTGCAACAACAAAAGTTCAGGTTTATGGAATGTCTGGTCAATTGGTGAAAAGTTTTGCTCCGAATGGAAATACAGATTTTCAATTTGGTGTAAGCGAATTAAAAACTGGATTATATATTGTGAAAGCAATTGATGAAAATAATAAAGTTCAGATTATGAAATTTATTAAAAAATAA
- a CDS encoding DUF6814 family protein — protein MNTVKKILGVLWIILSIAAAYFCVFEFGLPKFLSDQQDDLVFGIIILFILTPLIVLGLGTFGYFSVIGEYDQKK, from the coding sequence ATGAATACAGTTAAAAAAATTTTAGGTGTTTTGTGGATTATACTATCCATTGCCGCGGCTTATTTTTGTGTCTTTGAATTTGGTTTGCCCAAATTTCTATCGGACCAGCAGGATGATTTAGTCTTTGGAATTATTATCCTATTTATTCTTACCCCATTAATCGTTTTAGGCTTGGGAACTTTTGGTTATTTTTCTGTGATTGGAGAATACGATCAGAAAAAATAA
- a CDS encoding MFS transporter, which produces MSKNSTKGIWKVISASSMGTMIEWYDFYIFGSLAVVISTKFFPSDNPTAAFLSTLATFAAGFVVRPFGALFFGRLGDIIGRKYTFMATLLLMGGSTFLIGCIPSYETIGFLAPLLVLILRLLQGLALGGEYGGAATYVAEHAPAGQKGYWTSWIQTTATVGLFISLMVILATKNILSAEDFDTWGWRVPFWVSIVMVGVSYLIRKNMDESPVFAKAKKEGTTSTNPLKESFGNRYNLKFVLLALFGATMGQGVVWYTGQFYAMSFMKTVMNVDSSQVDGLLGIALLIGTPFFIVFGWLSDKVGRKYIMMFGMLLAILSYRSIYKEMYNTTNVSYKTEIVEKTTKNIETTKNNDTVTTISKTYTDGTAYIEKKTDFANKKASQSTISIKINSEDEWALIFWVFIQVLFVTMVYGPIAAFLVEMFPTKIRYTSMSLPYHVGNGIFGGLLPAISTYFVTHAKASGKPDFYLDGLWYPIIIASVCFVIGMIYIDNKNKTNHL; this is translated from the coding sequence ATGAGCAAAAATTCGACTAAAGGCATTTGGAAAGTTATTTCGGCTTCCTCGATGGGAACAATGATTGAATGGTATGATTTCTATATTTTTGGCAGCTTAGCTGTTGTAATTTCTACCAAATTTTTTCCAAGTGATAATCCAACAGCTGCATTTTTATCGACATTAGCCACTTTCGCTGCCGGATTTGTAGTTCGTCCTTTTGGTGCTTTGTTTTTTGGAAGACTTGGTGATATTATTGGCCGTAAATATACTTTTATGGCTACCTTATTATTAATGGGTGGCTCTACGTTTTTAATAGGATGTATTCCGAGTTATGAAACTATAGGCTTTTTAGCCCCTTTATTAGTCCTAATTCTACGTTTACTACAAGGACTTGCTCTTGGTGGTGAATACGGAGGTGCCGCGACTTATGTTGCAGAACATGCTCCCGCTGGACAAAAAGGGTATTGGACTTCCTGGATTCAAACCACAGCTACTGTTGGTTTGTTCATTTCGTTAATGGTGATACTGGCAACTAAAAATATTCTTTCAGCTGAAGATTTTGATACCTGGGGATGGCGTGTTCCGTTTTGGGTTTCTATTGTTATGGTTGGGGTTTCTTATTTAATCCGAAAAAATATGGACGAATCTCCTGTATTTGCCAAGGCTAAAAAAGAAGGAACAACGAGTACAAATCCGCTTAAAGAAAGTTTTGGAAACCGATATAATTTAAAATTTGTTTTATTAGCCCTTTTTGGAGCAACAATGGGACAAGGTGTTGTTTGGTATACGGGACAGTTCTATGCCATGAGTTTTATGAAAACCGTTATGAATGTAGATTCTTCACAAGTTGACGGACTTTTAGGAATTGCACTTTTAATAGGAACACCATTTTTTATTGTCTTTGGATGGCTGAGCGACAAAGTAGGTCGAAAATACATTATGATGTTCGGAATGTTACTCGCGATTTTATCTTACAGATCTATTTATAAGGAAATGTACAACACCACTAATGTGAGTTACAAAACCGAAATCGTTGAAAAAACAACGAAAAATATTGAGACAACGAAGAATAATGACACGGTAACAACTATCTCTAAAACCTATACAGACGGAACCGCATATATAGAAAAGAAAACAGATTTTGCCAATAAAAAAGCATCTCAAAGTACTATTTCAATCAAAATAAATTCTGAAGATGAGTGGGCGTTAATTTTTTGGGTTTTTATCCAAGTGTTATTTGTAACAATGGTTTACGGACCAATTGCTGCATTTTTAGTAGAAATGTTTCCCACAAAAATCAGATACACTTCGATGTCGCTGCCATATCATGTTGGAAATGGAATTTTTGGAGGTTTGCTTCCTGCAATTTCAACCTACTTTGTAACACATGCAAAAGCCAGTGGAAAACCCGACTTTTATCTTGACGGACTTTGGTACCCAATAATTATTGCTTCAGTCTGCTTTGTAATAGGAATGATTTACATCGATAATAAAAACAAAACGAATCACCTTTAA
- the lptC gene encoding LPS export ABC transporter periplasmic protein LptC: MNLPKKYSIHAVTVLTVALFFGCESNFKEVQKINFSEFVPGSDADTVNIKYTDSGRITGVLKSRKMLDYSNLEFPFTEFPKGIDVTLYDKKQKRTFIKANYAVSYKQTGIIDLQGKVKITSETGQMLETEQLYFDQKNEWFYTERKFKLTDAKGVSNGQGIDFSKDFKVINSQRITGELEANE; this comes from the coding sequence ATGAATTTACCAAAAAAATATAGTATACACGCTGTCACAGTTCTTACTGTGGCACTGTTTTTTGGATGCGAAAGTAATTTTAAGGAGGTTCAAAAAATTAACTTTTCAGAATTTGTTCCAGGCAGTGATGCAGACACGGTTAATATAAAATATACTGATTCAGGACGCATTACAGGAGTTTTGAAAAGCCGAAAAATGCTGGATTATTCTAATCTTGAATTTCCATTTACTGAATTCCCAAAAGGAATTGATGTTACCTTATACGATAAAAAACAAAAGCGTACTTTTATAAAAGCAAATTATGCGGTTTCCTATAAACAAACCGGAATTATAGATTTACAGGGTAAAGTAAAAATTACTTCAGAAACCGGCCAGATGCTCGAAACAGAACAACTGTATTTTGACCAGAAAAACGAATGGTTTTATACCGAAAGAAAATTTAAACTTACCGATGCTAAAGGAGTTTCAAATGGTCAGGGAATTGACTTTAGTAAAGATTTTAAAGTGATAAATTCACAACGAATAACTGGCGAATTAGAAGCCAACGAATAA
- a CDS encoding type III pantothenate kinase, with the protein MVLTVDVGNTRIKAAVFEGSTVLENFVFEKNELEKKIKKILEKFQNCSDLVVASVGNVEKQSFLTFEDQLKIHFLTHEDVFPFINKYATPKTLGIDRMVLAAGATLQFPKQNRLVIDAGTCITYDFIDENDNYLGGAISPGLRLRYEALHNFTAKLPLLTLDAPESYIGNSTKEAIHSGVVNGFVYEIDGFIDEYRENFSNFIIILTGGDAEFLAKRLKNTIFANSNFLLESLNQTFQYKIDND; encoded by the coding sequence ATGGTTTTAACAGTTGATGTTGGAAACACTCGAATTAAAGCAGCTGTCTTTGAGGGAAGTACTGTTCTTGAAAATTTTGTTTTTGAGAAAAATGAACTCGAAAAAAAAATTAAAAAAATTTTAGAAAAATTTCAAAATTGCTCTGATTTGGTTGTTGCTTCGGTTGGAAATGTCGAAAAACAGTCTTTTTTGACATTCGAAGATCAGCTAAAAATTCATTTTTTAACTCATGAAGATGTTTTTCCTTTCATAAATAAATATGCAACACCAAAAACATTAGGAATTGATCGAATGGTTTTGGCTGCCGGAGCTACTTTACAATTCCCAAAACAAAATAGATTAGTGATTGATGCCGGAACTTGCATAACCTACGATTTTATCGACGAAAATGATAATTATCTGGGCGGAGCGATTTCGCCAGGTTTGCGATTGCGTTACGAAGCATTGCATAATTTCACAGCCAAGTTGCCTTTGTTGACATTAGATGCGCCTGAATCCTATATAGGAAACTCTACTAAAGAAGCGATTCATTCTGGTGTTGTCAATGGGTTCGTCTATGAGATTGATGGTTTTATCGATGAATATCGGGAGAACTTTTCAAATTTTATAATAATTTTAACGGGTGGCGATGCAGAATTTTTGGCTAAACGATTAAAAAATACCATATTTGCCAATTCAAATTTCCTTCTGGAAAGTTTGAACCAAACATTTCAATATAAAATCGACAATGATTAA
- a CDS encoding SusE domain-containing protein translates to MKNITKSLIALLALVAISCSVEDVQDRPVIEGIDSPVLTAPLAGSAYVLSPANADSQIERFTWKSANYGGDVEVTYTVEVDSKGNSFKTPQELGTVKSANQVSVSVAKLNGAALALKAAPFVAADFEVRVKSTVATNVMYSNVAGIVITPYTTETPKLWLPGGYQNASGYGADWAHSSAPTLLAEGYGKTAFEGYVYFATAQDGTQDGKGFKLSTQANWDGTNYGVGATAGTISTTGGNLSIAAPGYYKIKADTDPAKLTYSATKLSWGIVGNATPGGWDADTPMAYNPATKKWTITVVLTAQSAPDNGLKFRANNSWDFNFGDTGADGKLEDGGTNIGTTAGTFLITLDLSNPRNYTYTMVKQ, encoded by the coding sequence ATGAAAAATATAACTAAATCATTAATTGCTTTATTAGCATTAGTTGCAATATCATGCAGCGTTGAAGACGTACAAGATAGACCTGTTATCGAAGGAATTGATTCTCCTGTTTTAACAGCTCCTTTAGCTGGTTCGGCTTATGTATTATCTCCAGCTAACGCTGATTCACAAATCGAGCGTTTCACATGGAAATCTGCTAATTATGGTGGGGATGTTGAAGTAACTTATACGGTTGAGGTTGATTCAAAAGGGAATTCTTTTAAAACACCTCAGGAATTAGGAACGGTAAAATCTGCAAATCAGGTTTCAGTTTCTGTAGCAAAATTAAATGGTGCTGCATTAGCTTTAAAAGCAGCTCCATTTGTAGCCGCAGATTTTGAAGTACGTGTTAAATCAACCGTAGCGACAAACGTTATGTATTCTAACGTTGCTGGTATTGTTATAACTCCTTATACTACTGAAACTCCAAAATTATGGCTCCCAGGTGGATATCAAAATGCAAGTGGTTATGGTGCAGACTGGGCACATTCTTCTGCTCCAACATTGTTAGCTGAAGGTTACGGAAAAACTGCTTTTGAAGGTTATGTATATTTTGCAACTGCACAAGATGGTACTCAAGATGGAAAAGGATTTAAATTGTCTACTCAGGCAAATTGGGACGGGACAAATTATGGAGTAGGTGCAACAGCTGGTACCATTAGTACAACGGGAGGAAACTTATCAATTGCTGCTCCGGGTTACTATAAAATTAAAGCAGACACTGATCCTGCAAAATTAACATATTCTGCAACTAAACTTTCATGGGGTATTGTTGGTAATGCTACTCCTGGAGGATGGGATGCTGATACTCCTATGGCATACAATCCAGCTACTAAAAAATGGACAATTACAGTTGTTTTAACGGCTCAATCCGCTCCTGATAATGGTTTGAAATTTAGAGCAAATAATAGCTGGGATTTCAATTTTGGAGATACTGGAGCTGACGGTAAATTAGAAGATGGTGGAACTAATATTGGGACCACTGCTGGAACCTTCTTAATTACTCTGGATTTAAGTAATCCAAGAAATTATACTTACACTATGGTAAAACAGTAA
- a CDS encoding peptidylprolyl isomerase: MAVLAKIRQRSALLIGVIALALFAFIIQDLFNSGTFGQSSKDVGSIDGKDISFEDFRVKVSNVEKSGQGITSTEAANRVWDQEVSIALLSAQFDKLGLRVGEKHLIEVLKADPNIGKNPMFLNAAGMFDIVKFKEYFKTNPEAAQYISAKEKDAELNAKFQIYNTLIKSGLYTTASEGKLKYEMEANKVNFAYVGALYSSIKDSDVKISDDEIVAYMKKNEKKFKADETREIQYVLVEDKASKEDEAEIKAKITGLLNGSVVYNAKTGKNDTLAGFRSATNVAEFVNANSDVPYDSTYVPKNSLPAVDADKLFSLPAGAIYGPYVFGRYYAISKSLGFKAGVNAKASHILIGYEGSQTPNQKEKRTKEEAKAKAEEILAQVQANPDSFMMLAFTSSDDSSAQQGGDLGYFGPNQMVKPFNDFVFSNGIGKVGLVETPFGFHIIKITDKQDGIRLATIAQKIEPSEATSDKVFTLATKFEMDAADKDFAATAKELGLKVAAPVTAKAMDEAFGPLGNQRNIVRWAFDKETSIGDVKRFELANIGHVIAQYKSENKSGLVSVTMARPYVEPILKNKKKAEMLKAKLTGSSLEAIAKSAGVAVQQAANVTMDNPVLPGGVGQEPKVVGNAFALTANKVSAPIEGNTGVYVVKNISTIKAPAIANHAEYVAKVKAQSASDTSRILPALKNNAKIEDNRLQFNY; this comes from the coding sequence ATGGCAGTTTTAGCAAAAATTAGACAGCGTTCCGCATTATTGATAGGAGTTATTGCACTTGCATTATTTGCATTTATAATACAAGATCTATTCAACAGCGGTACTTTTGGTCAAAGTTCAAAAGATGTGGGAAGCATCGATGGAAAGGATATTTCATTTGAAGACTTTAGAGTTAAAGTTAGTAATGTTGAAAAAAGTGGGCAGGGAATTACTTCCACTGAAGCTGCAAACAGAGTTTGGGATCAAGAAGTTTCAATCGCATTATTATCAGCTCAGTTTGATAAATTAGGATTGAGAGTTGGAGAAAAACACTTAATTGAAGTTTTGAAAGCAGATCCGAATATTGGAAAAAACCCAATGTTCCTTAATGCAGCAGGTATGTTTGATATTGTGAAATTTAAAGAGTATTTCAAAACAAACCCTGAAGCAGCTCAATATATTTCTGCAAAAGAAAAAGATGCTGAATTGAACGCAAAATTTCAAATCTACAATACGTTAATTAAATCTGGACTTTACACAACTGCTAGTGAAGGAAAGTTGAAATACGAAATGGAAGCTAACAAAGTAAACTTTGCTTATGTTGGTGCATTGTATTCTTCTATTAAAGATAGTGATGTGAAAATTTCTGATGATGAGATTGTAGCTTACATGAAGAAAAACGAGAAGAAATTCAAAGCGGACGAAACTCGTGAGATTCAATATGTTTTAGTAGAAGATAAAGCTTCAAAAGAAGATGAAGCTGAAATTAAAGCTAAAATCACAGGATTATTAAATGGAAGTGTTGTTTACAATGCTAAAACTGGTAAAAATGATACTTTAGCTGGTTTCAGAAGCGCAACAAACGTTGCAGAATTTGTAAATGCAAATTCTGATGTTCCTTATGATTCTACATATGTGCCTAAAAATAGTTTACCTGCAGTAGATGCTGATAAATTATTCAGTTTGCCTGCCGGAGCAATTTATGGACCTTATGTTTTTGGAAGATACTACGCTATTTCTAAATCTTTAGGATTTAAAGCTGGAGTAAATGCAAAAGCAAGTCATATCTTAATTGGTTACGAAGGATCTCAAACTCCAAATCAAAAAGAAAAGAGAACTAAAGAAGAAGCTAAAGCTAAAGCTGAAGAAATTTTAGCTCAGGTTCAGGCTAATCCTGATAGTTTCATGATGTTGGCTTTTACAAGTTCTGATGATTCATCTGCACAACAAGGTGGTGATTTAGGCTATTTTGGTCCAAATCAAATGGTAAAACCATTCAATGATTTTGTATTCAGTAACGGAATTGGAAAAGTTGGTTTAGTAGAAACTCCTTTTGGTTTCCACATTATCAAAATTACAGATAAACAAGACGGAATTCGTTTAGCTACAATCGCTCAAAAAATTGAGCCATCTGAAGCTACTTCTGATAAAGTATTTACATTGGCAACTAAATTTGAAATGGATGCTGCTGATAAAGATTTTGCAGCTACAGCAAAAGAATTAGGTTTAAAAGTTGCTGCTCCGGTAACTGCAAAAGCGATGGATGAAGCGTTTGGTCCATTAGGAAACCAACGTAACATTGTAAGATGGGCATTTGACAAAGAAACTAGCATTGGAGATGTAAAACGTTTTGAATTAGCTAATATTGGTCACGTAATTGCGCAATATAAAAGCGAAAACAAATCAGGTTTAGTATCTGTTACGATGGCCAGACCTTATGTTGAGCCAATCTTGAAAAATAAGAAAAAAGCTGAAATGTTAAAAGCTAAATTGACAGGATCAAGCCTTGAAGCTATTGCTAAAAGTGCTGGTGTAGCTGTTCAGCAAGCTGCTAACGTTACAATGGATAATCCTGTTTTACCTGGTGGAGTTGGACAAGAGCCAAAAGTTGTTGGAAATGCATTTGCTTTAACTGCAAATAAAGTTTCTGCTCCAATTGAAGGAAATACAGGTGTATATGTTGTAAAAAACATCAGTACTATAAAAGCTCCGGCAATTGCTAACCATGCAGAATATGTGGCAAAAGTAAAAGCTCAAAGCGCATCTGATACAAGCAGAATTTTACCAGCGTTGAAAAACAATGCTAAAATTGAAGATAACAGACTACAGTTTAACTACTAA
- a CDS encoding GIY-YIG nuclease family protein, with amino-acid sequence MHYLYILYSDSSQKFYIGETNNIEERILKHQNHSYQNSFTKIANDWRVLLTFDCLNREEAIYLEKFIKRMKSKTFNNKIITDPSIIKDILSKRKS; translated from the coding sequence ATGCATTACTTATATATTCTGTACTCGGATTCATCTCAAAAATTTTATATCGGAGAAACAAACAATATTGAAGAGCGTATTTTAAAACATCAAAATCATTCTTACCAAAATTCTTTTACCAAAATTGCCAATGACTGGAGAGTCCTTTTAACTTTTGATTGCTTAAACAGAGAAGAGGCCATTTATTTGGAAAAGTTTATCAAAAGAATGAAAAGTAAAACTTTTAATAACAAAATAATCACAGATCCGTCTATTATAAAAGACATTTTATCTAAAAGAAAATCATAA
- a CDS encoding hemolysin family protein — protein MEISIIILCLILSAFFSGMEIAFISSNKIYLGIEKKQDNFASQILTKLTENPSKFIAAMLIGNNVALVIYGFFMGDLVLRCITKLGYHFSDITSLLIQTLISTFIVLITAEFLPKVFFQIYANSLIKILAVPAYLFYRLFYYISTFFIWISDFVLRKFFKTEGDQVQLYFSKIELGNYITEQMNSVEDDDEVDSEIQIFQNALEFSGVKARDIMTPRTEIVDIDLFDSITDLKELFIETGYSKIVVSQNSLDDIVGYVHSFDLFKKPKTIKSVLMTVEFVPETILIKDALNLLIKKRKNVAVVLDEYGGTSGIITIEDIVEELFGEIEDEHDLDEELIEQELGDGKYLFSTRLDVEYLNETYKLMIPEEDSYGTLGGFIVNFTKEIPQKGEEIVIDHYHFVIEEATNKKIELVKMTVKE, from the coding sequence ATGGAAATTAGTATTATAATACTATGTTTAATACTATCAGCCTTTTTTTCAGGAATGGAAATAGCTTTTATTTCCTCGAACAAAATTTATCTTGGAATAGAAAAGAAGCAAGATAATTTTGCCTCTCAAATTCTAACCAAACTTACAGAGAATCCTTCGAAGTTTATTGCCGCAATGCTTATAGGTAATAATGTTGCCCTGGTTATTTACGGGTTTTTCATGGGTGATTTAGTTTTAAGATGCATCACTAAATTAGGATATCATTTTTCAGACATCACTAGTTTATTGATTCAGACCCTGATTTCAACTTTTATCGTTTTAATTACGGCTGAATTTCTCCCTAAAGTTTTCTTTCAGATTTATGCAAATTCATTAATTAAGATTTTGGCTGTTCCAGCGTATTTGTTTTACAGATTATTCTATTATATCTCTACCTTTTTTATCTGGATTTCAGATTTTGTTTTGAGAAAATTCTTTAAAACAGAAGGCGATCAGGTACAATTGTATTTTAGTAAAATTGAGCTTGGAAATTATATTACAGAGCAAATGAATTCGGTTGAAGATGACGATGAAGTCGATTCTGAAATTCAGATTTTCCAAAATGCATTAGAGTTTTCAGGTGTAAAAGCGCGGGATATTATGACGCCGCGTACTGAAATTGTTGATATAGATTTATTTGATAGTATAACAGATCTTAAAGAACTTTTTATAGAGACTGGTTATTCTAAGATTGTAGTCAGTCAAAACTCACTCGATGATATTGTAGGTTATGTGCATTCATTCGATTTATTTAAAAAACCAAAGACGATAAAATCAGTTTTGATGACAGTTGAGTTTGTTCCTGAAACTATTTTGATAAAAGACGCTTTAAATCTTTTGATTAAAAAGAGAAAAAATGTCGCGGTTGTTTTAGATGAATACGGAGGTACTTCCGGAATTATTACAATCGAAGATATTGTTGAGGAATTATTTGGAGAAATTGAAGATGAGCATGATTTAGATGAAGAATTAATCGAACAGGAATTGGGAGATGGTAAGTATTTGTTTTCTACCAGATTAGATGTGGAATACTTAAATGAAACCTATAAATTGATGATTCCTGAGGAAGACTCATATGGTACTCTGGGAGGGTTTATTGTAAACTTTACGAAGGAAATTCCTCAGAAAGGGGAAGAAATTGTAATAGATCACTATCATTTCGTGATAGAAGAAGCTACAAATAAGAAAATTGAATTGGTGAAAATGACAGTAAAAGAGTGA